The genomic interval CATCTAAAAGTATCCTGTCAACCCGGAGTTTTGTCCGGCTAGGCCTCTTAGAGGCCAAGAATCTGCTCTGACAGCTTGTCGTGAGGCCTACCTTCTCCCGGAGGACTCCTTAGGTAGTTCAGCCCTCCGagggattcctcttaagcccaCACTTGAGTGCTCGTGACATGATTAGACATTCTTTTGTCAATAAGAGTAcatattaatatttgttaatcatctcttttattttttatattatttcccTTCTCATACCAACTTAAGCAACGGAGGGCATACGCGGGTGAGGAATCCCcgtgtgccttctaacttgttcttgtgaGTGCAGTTATGCCCCAAACACACGAGAGACTACTCCTAGATGAATTAATTCAGTACTGAAAATACCCTCGATGGCTTACTCTAAATCTCGGTCAGCTAATTAGAGACCGGAGCTACCTGACGCACACTTCCAACAGCAGACATCTACTAGTTGTTCGCCTCGCTCTGTTGCGACTCTAGCATTCCCACAttacaaattataattgttgtatCTTTGACAACAACACTTACAAAAACATACCTAAACTATTTTTAACTTAATAGGAACCTACCTAATatgtaaatttttatgaagaatttttttgaaaaaatagtcaCTAAATATCACAAGGGCTAACAAAGTGTTGGTAAAGGCTAATGTCAAAAAAAGTATTATTGGTTTTTAGGTATTAAAAGGTATATTATAAGAAATAGTTTTAGATACCTAAAATTACTCAAAGAAATTTCTTTGTAAAACATACTTTTATAAGAATTATTTGCAGAGAAAGGCAATTTAACATTAGTCATATCATCTGTAAAACATACTTTTATAGTTTTAGTTATATGTGTTTACAGTGATTGAAAACGAGTATTTtgatcaataaaattattataatggGTGGTATTGGTAAAAGTATATAGAATAAATTGCATTGATCACtgattaaatttatcttaattattgaaaGTACCTCACATTAAACAATAATATGAATAGAAAGCATTTTATCCTTGCCATCATAAACACTCTCTTTGTCTCTCTTCCTGTCTACTTGCTCTCCCTCGTTTAGATTTCCATAGAAACCCAACAATGTTGAGTTTGTTTGTTTTGGAATCTAGGGTGTTGTGTTGAATGGGAGGTGAAACAAAGGGGGAATGAAAAGAGGCAAAAAGAAAGAGGGAAGGAAGAAGGTCGTGGACAAcgtaaggaaaaaaaaggagTTGTTGACCCATAATTTTTTCATTGCGGTAAATTATGGGTGTTGTGTTTTTTTACCTAAAACTAGTAAAAATTGAGATGAACAAGTTGTAGTAGTAAAAAATAGGTGTTGCTCTCGTGGGCATGGCATAGCGATAAAGCACAAAAAAGATAATAGGAATATCGAaggtttaaattcaattttttgtggcattttgaaaggcaaaattattattaaaagacAGCAATAAGATTAGAAAATAAATCGCCCATGTGGAAGCAGAATCATGGCGCGCCCTGTCGCCCTTTTAGGATCTCATCCGCACGATGTAAAGGTGGGATTCACGGGGAAGATCAATTTTCCTAGAATATATTATTCAGACAAAAATCAAACACTTGGatcataaaaaatagaaaagaaaaaaaaaagagatgttTGATATGAACCATCACAAGAGCCAATAGCCAAAGCTTTATTTCCTTCGGTTTTCAGACAATAAAAGATCTTAACGACGGGACTAATAAATCTTGTATTCCGTGGAGATGCCATTCTGTGTCCAAGATTCAGTAAAAGTCGGTCATCCACCACCACACAACAATGGGACTCCTCACGGTGTGCTTCCCATTCTCTTCAATCCAAACCAACGAGCCATGTGTTACCGATCCCTTCTCGTCACCCTTATATTGTATCCTCAATGAATAGCTTTGCTTCTCGTATCTCTTGTTGAACACCAATTTTTCCGGCGACACCGTGACTTCAGAACCTCTGGGCGCTTGCACTACCGCCCTGTAAACCGTCGCGCCGACTCCAACATTCGTGACGGTCCTCCGAAACGTGTCAACCTTAGTCCTCCTGTTCTTGTATAAAGCAATGAACGAAGGGTAATTCAAATCGAAGGAAGCCTTGGCGCAGCTGTGATTGCTTGATCTGGTTATGGTGAAGATCTGGTTGGCAGTGAAGTTCATGGAGCAGAGATGATTCACATAGTCCTGAGGAGTAGCATCGTATACAAGGCCGGGATCAAGCGCCTTGTTGGGATCAACTTGCCCAGCTCCCATAGCCAGTGGAGAAGCAGCTTCAAACCCAAAGTAAACATCTAGGATTGGATTACCAGTATTGTCAAATGGGTTTGCCGTGGTCACCATGGCCGATCGAATGGCGGCGGGGCTCCATCCAGGGTGCGCCCCTTTGAGCATCGCCGCGATACCGGAAGCGTGAGGGCAAGCCATGGATGTGCCCCAGTTCAGAGTGTAGTCAGCGGACAAATATATATTCCCATCAATTGAAGTTGCATAGGCTTCTGGGCATGTAGCGGCTAGAATTAAAGTGCCAGGGGCCATCACATCCGGCTTCAAGATACTTGGATTGCTCCGTGCAGGGCCTCTTGAACTATAGCTAGCAACGGTGGGTGCACGCTTAATCCCCACAAAGGTCTGTTGAAACTTGATTGTCGCTGTTGGTTCGGTGGCAGTTTCAGCGTATTTGATTAATTCATCCGAGTCCTTTACTCTGACTACAACTCCAGGGAAGGGGAAATCCTTGGAACGGAATACGTCTGAGTCATTTGAGATGACGATGGCTGCAGGCTTATTTGACATGGAAACTAAGCGAATTTGTGAGTCAAAAAACCCGATGTTGTCACATATGATGATCGATTCTGGGGCTTCAGACAATTGTTCTGTCGAATTGCAAGCGGATAGAGTTTTGTTGTAGAGGAGAGGCCGGTCTTGTACCCAAGCTCTGGCTGGAAACAGAGTCCATCCTTCGATGGTTAAGCCATTTCCCAGCGTCACAGTCCCGGCAAACCACCGATCGACGGAGCCTGCCGCAACGGTCAGGGCCCATGGAATGCCATTGTGCAGGGAAACGAGGTCTGGACCACGGTTTCCTGCCGAGGCACAAACGAGCACTCCCTTCTCCATGGCTCCAAATGATGCTATGGCAATGGGATCCTCGTAAAGAGGAATTCCTCTGAAACCCATAGAAATGGACATCACGTCAACGCCATCCGCCACGGCCTGGTCCATACCGGCAAGCACATCCGAAGCATAGCGTCCTTCGTTCCAGCTAACCTTGTAAACGGCTAGCCTGGCTCGTGGCGCCATCCCCCTTGCGGTTCCCAAACCATAGCCGAAGAATGAGGCTCCACGGACGTAGTTTCCGGCCACAGTTGAAGCAGTGTGCGTGCCATGACCGTCATTGTCCCTCGCCGAGTTCATACGGATTGTAACGTTGGGTTCTGCAGCAATTACGCCCTTGTTGAAGTATCTTGCTCCGATAAGCTTTAAATTACACAGCGAAGAGTTGAATTCTTGCCCTTCCTGGCACACGCCTTTCCACTTCTTTGGAATATTTCGGGTCATCCCATGGTCCTTGAAGCTGTCGCTCTCCGGCCACACCCCGGTGTCGATTACGCCGACGATGACATCTCTCCCGTAGTCGGACGCCGGCCACAGTCCGGTGGTAGGATTTAGGGAGAGAAATTCGAAGGTGTGAGTGGTGTCAAGCTCCGCTTGGCTGTCCATGTAAGATGAGATGAATCCCGGGGAATTCTTTAGCTTCTCCAGTTCTTCCTCCGAGAGAAGAGCACTGAAGCCATGGAATGCGT from Diospyros lotus cultivar Yz01 chromosome 8, ASM1463336v1, whole genome shotgun sequence carries:
- the LOC127807096 gene encoding subtilisin-like protease SBT3 — translated: MRLTYILVGKAMENSTNRGRFLCLLLVCCSWLLLATSTPTKRSIYIVHMDKSLMPKPFSSHLHWYSSIIDSLVNSRGPASPTETLVPHSNPSLVYTYDNAFHGFSALLSEEELEKLKNSPGFISSYMDSQAELDTTHTFEFLSLNPTTGLWPASDYGRDVIVGVIDTGVWPESDSFKDHGMTRNIPKKWKGVCQEGQEFNSSLCNLKLIGARYFNKGVIAAEPNVTIRMNSARDNDGHGTHTASTVAGNYVRGASFFGYGLGTARGMAPRARLAVYKVSWNEGRYASDVLAGMDQAVADGVDVMSISMGFRGIPLYEDPIAIASFGAMEKGVLVCASAGNRGPDLVSLHNGIPWALTVAAGSVDRWFAGTVTLGNGLTIEGWTLFPARAWVQDRPLLYNKTLSACNSTEQLSEAPESIIICDNIGFFDSQIRLVSMSNKPAAIVISNDSDVFRSKDFPFPGVVVRVKDSDELIKYAETATEPTATIKFQQTFVGIKRAPTVASYSSRGPARSNPSILKPDVMAPGTLILAATCPEAYATSIDGNIYLSADYTLNWGTSMACPHASGIAAMLKGAHPGWSPAAIRSAMVTTANPFDNTGNPILDVYFGFEAASPLAMGAGQVDPNKALDPGLVYDATPQDYVNHLCSMNFTANQIFTITRSSNHSCAKASFDLNYPSFIALYKNRRTKVDTFRRTVTNVGVGATVYRAVVQAPRGSEVTVSPEKLVFNKRYEKQSYSLRIQYKGDEKGSVTHGSLVWIEENGKHTVRSPIVVWWWMTDFY